In Arachis stenosperma cultivar V10309 chromosome 1, arast.V10309.gnm1.PFL2, whole genome shotgun sequence, one DNA window encodes the following:
- the LOC130974954 gene encoding dual specificity protein phosphatase 1-like has product MATSSVVDEFDESMKKQISSLLRVMSLVKSFKEDNTPCKIDEGLFLGSIGTAANKNALKSLNVTHILTVAGKLPPTNPGDFVYKVINVADRDDVDLKQYFNQCFDFIEDAKMHGGGVLVHCFAGKSRSVTVVVAYLMKTRGMSLSEALQHVKSRRPLASPNPGFIRQLEDFEKSLQVTN; this is encoded by the exons ATGGCCACTTCTTCGGTTGTGGATGAATTTGATGAATCCATGAAGAAACAGATATCATCCCTTTTGCGGGTTATGAGTTTAGTTAAATCCTTCAAAGAGGATAACACGCCTTGCAAAATTGACGAG GGTTTGTTTTTAGGTTCCATTGGCACTGCAGCTAACAAGAATGCATTGAAAAGCTTGAATGTTACTCACATTCTGACTGTTGCTGGTAAACTGCCACCTACAAATCCTGGGGATTTTGTCTACAAAGTTATCAACG TTGCTGACAGAGATGACGTTGACTTGAAACAATACTTCAATCAGTGCTTTGATTTTATCGAGGATGCCAAAATGCATGGTGGAGGTGTTTTGGTTCACTGTTTTGCAGGAAAATCAAGGAG TGTGACTGTGGTTGTTGCGTATCTGATGAAGACTCGTGGAATGAGCTTATCAGAAGCTCTGCAGCATGTAAAGAGTAGACGACCACTGGCATCTCCAAATCCTGGATTCATCCGTCAGCTGGAAGACTTTGAAAAATCGCTTCAAG TTACAAATTGA
- the LOC130933935 gene encoding uncharacterized mitochondrial protein AtMg00820-like: MHSAYSLAILNIELKCYEDAILEPCWREAIRAELDALNENKTWTLTSLPSDKKAIGCKWSFKIKYHPDGTLRVVLALAAVKGWHLKQIDVNTAFLRGELDEKVYMKPPRRSCNSSGSDLLRDTGFEHCKPASTPMDYGAKLSKDDGDSLPDSSDYRKTI, from the exons ATGCATAGTGCATACTCATTAGCTATCTTAAACATTGAGCTTAAATGCTATGAAGATGCCATACTTGAACCTTGTTGGCGAGAGGCCATCCGAGCTGAATTGGATGCTCTGAATGAGAACAAAACCTGGACACTGACTTCCCTTCCAAGTGATAAGAAGGCGATTGGTTGTAAGTGGAGCTTTAAGATTAAATATCACCCTGATG GAACATTGCGAGTTGTTTTGGCACTGGCTGCTGTCAAGGGATGGCATTTGAAGCAAATTGACGTTAATACCGCCTTTCTACGTGGTGAGCTTGATGAGAAAGTGTACATGAAACCCCCTCGAAGGTCTTGCAATAGCTCCGGGTCAG ATCTCTTGCGGGACACTGGTTTTGAGCATTGTAAGCCTGCCTCCACTCCTATGGACTATGGGGCGAAATTGAGCAAGGATGATGGAGATAGTCTGCCTGATTCCTCCGATTATAGGAAAACCATTTAA
- the LOC130933948 gene encoding uncharacterized protein LOC130933948 has translation MKELKRRGMTPTSLLEDYKQGNSGVDEEVVVNEQDRGLPRRNVVSTNVERSLENQRERSMALNSEGLEGLVPRAKLLLSLGGTFFLGFGPLILITVAFFLALYLYFGPTFVHDASKISLSPPQYVDPYALLEDEKRISQIAPQLK, from the exons ATGAAAGAATTGAAGAGGAGGGGCATGACTCCTACATCATTGCTTGAGGATTACAAGCAGGGCAACTCTGGAGTTGACGAAGAGGTGGTTGTGAATGAACAAGATAGAGGTCTCCCGAGGAGAAATGTTGTCTCAACCAATGTAGAGAGGAGTCTAGAAAATCAGAGGGAGCGATCCATGGCGTTGAACAGTGAAGGTCTTGAG GGATTGGTCCCTCGCGCTAAACTTCTGCTGTCACTTGGAGGAACATTTTTCTTGGGATTCGGACCGTTGATCCTCATAACCGTCGCATTCTTTTTAGCTCTTTACTTG TATTTTGGACCAACCTTTGTCCATGATGCAAGCAAGATATCACTATCACCTCCCCAATATGTGGATCCTTATGCACTCTTAGAAGATGAAA AAAGGATATCTCAGATAGCACCTCAGCTAAAATAA